The following proteins are co-located in the Apium graveolens cultivar Ventura chromosome 5, ASM990537v1, whole genome shotgun sequence genome:
- the LOC141660472 gene encoding uncharacterized protein LOC141660472, which translates to MTPRLGGRLFQQYIVDAFSAIEQTRLWCFRINQTILRNELYSHICDYVRKGDASTSNVGKCVILPARFVGSKRYMQQNFQDALAVCRHVGHPDIFLTMTCNPLWDEIQKMMEFVPGCKTENYPDIISRVFRLKLEQLTNDTTVRYYARTMFDKSGFPLYKHRRQNITINIRNAELDNQWVVPYNRDLLVKYQCHINIEICSHARSLKYLFKYSLKDHDTATVQVTRKKHRRSAENNEECVDEIQAYFDKRYICGAESAYRIFGFPIHHRTFFVERLPFHLPGEQNCTFYANEDLGKVVDREKKRLSKLEAFFLLNSVDADARQYTYDEIPQHYVWNDGERKWNRRKRGMQIGCLSYTHHSSGEVWYLHLLLTKVRGPTSF; encoded by the exons ATGACACCTCGTCTGGGTGGTAGACTCTTCCAACAATATATTGTTGATGCTTTCTCGGCTATTGAGCAAACACGTCTATGGTGCTTTCGGATTAACCAGACAATATTGCGCAATGAATTGTACAGTCATATTTGTGATTATGTTCGCAAAGGAGATGCAAGTACATCTAATGTAGGTAAATGTGTAATATTGCCTGCTAGATTTGTAGGTTCGAAACGCTATATGCAACAAAATTTCCAAGATGCATTAGCTGTTTGCCGACATGTCGGTCACCCTGATATATTCCTGACAATGACTTGTAATCCGTTGTGGGATGAAATTCAGAAGATGATGGAATTTGTTCCTGGATGTAAAACTGAGAATTACCCTGATATTATATCTAGAGTTTTTCGACTGAAATTAGAACAACTAACCAATGATACTACCGTGAG GTATTATGCGCGCACTATGTTTGATAAGAGTGGATTCCCACTCTACAAGCATCGTAGACAAAATATCACTATCAATATTCGCAATGCTGAGTTGGATAATCAATGGGTTGTACCATACAACCGAGATTTATTGGTTAAATATCAGTGTCACATAAACATTGAGATATGTTCACATGCTCGAAGTCTTAAATATTTGTTTAAGTACTCCTTGAAGGACCACGATACAGCTACTGTTCAGGTGACTAGAAAGAAACACCGCAGATCAGCAGAGAATAATGAAGAATGTGTTGATGAGATTCAAGCATACTTTGATAAAAGATATATTTGCGGTGCTGAGTCTGCCTATAGGATATTTGGTTTCCCAATACACCACCGAACATTCTTTGTTGAGCGTTTACCTTTTCATTTACCTGGTGAACAAAACTGCACATTTTATGCAAATGAAGATCTTGGAAAAGTAGTTGATCGAGAGAAGAAAAGGCTCAGCAAACTTGAAGCCTTTTTCCTGCTTAACTCTGTAGATGCAGATGCACGTCAATACACTTACGATGAGATCCCACAGCATTACGTGTGGAATGATGGTGAAAGAAAATGGAACCGGAGAAAAAGAGGAATGCAAATTGGATGTCTTTCTTATACACATCATAGCAGCGGGGAAGTCTGGTACTTGCATTTGTTACTTACTAAGGTACGTGGTCCTACTTCATTTTGA